The following proteins are encoded in a genomic region of Takifugu rubripes chromosome 21, fTakRub1.2, whole genome shotgun sequence:
- the LOC101071307 gene encoding occludin-like, with the protein MPGHRHNHQSNGSRNHSSRHRHSELMSNPAFAYYPGDQMLHFYRWTSPPGVMKILCIIIIIMCVAVFACVASTLAWDYDMSLMGLGGGTGILPGYGGSYGGSYGGSYGGSYGGGGYGGGVGGGSSYGYGGAQMDPKAGKGFIIAIAAITFIAVLIIFVLVVSRQNAARSPKFYLATIIIAAILAFLMIIATIVYLVAVNPTAQSTGSIYYNQIRQLCAQYQTQTQAQGIFLNQYLYHYCVVEPQEAIAIVLGFLVFVALIILLVFAVKTRSKIRRWGQERILWEEVKVISDGPRHSVDEWVKTVSGEPDVLLNDPNLTVGGSRDYLDQLDHSRPLYLPGDSDISSSVTAMKSRVKDYESGVESGDDLEDEDFSVAFPPIVDEEERLSYKREFDQDHQEYKSLQAELDNINQVLAELDREMSAHAEGSPQFLDAVDEYSRLKNIKKSSNYLIKKRRCKHLRAKLSHIKRKISEYDHRP; encoded by the exons ATGCCGGGCCACAGACACAACCACCAATCGaatggaagcaggaa ccacagcagcagacacaggCACAGCGAGCTCATGTCCAACCCAGCCTTCGCCTACTACCCTGGAGACCAGATGCTTCACTTCTACCGCTGGACCTCTCCTCCCGGTGTGATGAAGATAttgtgcatcatcatcatcatcatgtgtgTAGCCGTGTTTGCCTGCGTTGCCTCCACACTGGCCTGGGACTACGATATGAGCCTCATGGGTCTGGGGGGTGGGACCGGCATATTACCTGGTTACGGCGGCTCCTACGGGGGCTCCTACGGGGGGTCCTACGGGGGGTCCTACGGGGGCGGCGGCTATGGAGGAGGCGTTGGTGGGGGCAGCAGCTATGGCTACGGAGGAGCACAGATGGATCCCAAGGCTGGAAAAGGCTTCATCATTGCCATTGCTGCCATCACTTTCATCGCTGTGCTCATCATATTCGTGCTGGTCGTTTCAAGGCAAAATGCTGCTCGCTCACCAAAGTTCTACCTCGCAACCATCATCATCGCCGCCATCTTGGCTTTCCTCATGATCATTGCCACTATCGTGTACCTGGTCGCGGTGAATCCAACCGCTCAGTCCACCGGCTCCATTTATTACAACCAGATCCGACAGCTGTGTGCACAGTACCAGACCCAGACGCAGGCCCAGGGCATCTTCCTCAACCAGTACCTGTACCATTACTGCGTGGTGGAGCCCCAGGAG GCCATAGCCATCGTCCTGGGCTTCCTGGTGTTCGTGGCCCTCATCATCCTGCTGGTGTTTGCAGTCAAGACTCGCTCTAAGATCAGACGCTGGGGCCAGGAGCGCATCTtatgggaggaggtgaaggtcaTCAGTGACGGTCCACGCCACAGCGTCGacgagtgg GTGAAGACTGTGTCTGGGGAACCGGACGTGCTGCTGAATGACCCAAATCTCACAGTTGGTGGATCCAGGGACTATCTGGACCAGCTggatcacagcagacctctttACCTTCCAGG AGACTCTGATATTAGCAGTTCTGTGACAGCCATGAAGTCCAGGGTGAAGGACTACGAGTCGGGGGTGGAGTCTGGAGACGACCTGGAGGACGAGGACTTCAGCGT AGCGTTTCCTCCCATCGTGGACGAGGAAGAGCGTCTGAGCTACAAACGAGAATTTGACCAGGATCATCAGGAGTACAAAAGCCTGCAGGCGGAGCTGGACAACATCAACCAGGTGCTGGCggagctggacagagagatgagTGCCCACGCTGAGGGGAGCCCCCAGTTCCTG GATGCTGTGGATGAATACAGCCGCTTGAAGAACATCAAAAAG TCCTCTAATTACCTGATTAAGAAGAGGAGGTGTAAACATCTCCGGGCTAAGCTGTCTCACATCAAGAGGAAGATCAGTGAATATGACCACCGCCCTTGA